In Marmota flaviventris isolate mMarFla1 chromosome 17, mMarFla1.hap1, whole genome shotgun sequence, a single genomic region encodes these proteins:
- the Mief2 gene encoding mitochondrial dynamics protein MID49, giving the protein MAEFSQKRGKHRGDEALGSAVDFLLANARLVLGVGGAAVLGIATLAVKRLIDRATSPRDEDDAKGDSWKELNLLKATPHQQPRPPPASLSQPVSLPAPLPSAPEGPTDTELQKPPQLGSPVPLCLTFQEKLLAFEREHVVIPAAHVALAKQLAGDIALELQAYLRNKFPELPFGPLVPGGPLYDGLQAGAAEHVRLLTPLLLEPGLWLLVPGVDTVARDPRCWAVRRTQLEFHPRGSSPWDRFLVGGYLSSRVLLELLRKALVASVNWPAIGSLLGCLIRPSVASEELLLEVQHERLELTVAVLVAVTGAHSDNHLLLAWPLEGLAGNLWLQDLYPAEAARLQALDDQDTGTRRRLLLLLCGVCRGHPALGQLGRSHLTQVVLRLGEEEVDWAEEALGERFLQALELLISSLEQASLPCHFNPSVNLLGSLREEEIDSIGYALYSGLQVPEGLL; this is encoded by the exons ATGGCAGAGTTCTCCCAGAAGCGGGGAAAGCATCGTGGCGACGAGGCCCTGGGCAGCGCTGTGGACTTCCTCCTGGCCAATGCCCGCCTGGTGCTGGGTGTGGGCGGGGCTGCTGTGCTGGGCATTGCTACCCTGGCAGTGAAGCGG CTCATTGACAGGGCCACTAGCCCTAGGGATGAAGATGATGCTAAGGGGGACAGCTGGAAGGAACTAAACCTGCTCAAGGCCACACCGCACCAACAGCCCCGGCCTCCACCTGCTTCCCTCAGCCAGCCTGTGTCGCTCCCAGCCCCCTtgccctctgccccag AAGGTCCCACAGATACTGAGCTTCAGAAGCCACCTCAACTCGGCTCCCCAGTACCACTGTGTCTGACGTTCCAGGAGAAGTTGCTGGCATTTGAGCGGGAACATGtggttatcccagcagctcatgtgGCTTTGGCCAAACAGCTGGCCGGTGACATTGCCCTGGAGCTACAGGCCTACTTGCGGAACAAGTTCCCGGAACTGCCCTTTGGGCCACTTGTGCCTGGTGGTCCGCTCTATGATGGGCTGCAGGCAGGGGCTGCTGAACATGTGCGCCTGCTGACACCACTGCTGCTGGAGCCGGGCCTGTGGCTTCTGGTACCTGGCGTGGACACTGTGGCCAGGGACCCTCGCTGCTGGGCAGTGCGCAGGACTCAGCTTGAGTTTCACCCCCGCGGGAGCAGCCCCTGGGACCGCTTCCTGGTAGGTGGCTACCTCTCCTCCCGTGTCCTGCTGGAGTTGCTCCGCAAGGCCCTGGTTGCCTCCGTCAACTGGCCAGCCATTGGTAGCCTGCTCGGATGCCTGATCCGGCCCAGTGTGGCCTCGGAGGAGCTGCTGCTGGAGGTGCAGCATGAGCGCCTGGAGCTCACTGTGGCTGTGCTTGTGGCAGTCACGGGGGCCCATTCTGACAACCACCTCCTCCTGGCCTGGCCCCTGGAGGGCCTGGCTGGGAATCTTTGGCTTCAGGACCTGTATCCAGCAGAGGCTGCCAGGTTGCAGGCCCTGGATGATCAGGATACTGGCACTCGCCGgaggctgctgctgctactgtgTGGTGTGTGCCGTGGCCATCCAGCCCTGGGGCAACTGGGCCGGAGCCACCTGACCCAGGTGGTTCTTCGTCTGGGGGAAGAGGAAGTGGACTGGGCCGAGGAGGCCCTGGGGGAGCGCTTTCTGCAGGCCCTGGAGTTGCTCATCAGCAGCCTGGAGCAGGCCAGCCTGCCCTGCCACTTCAACCCCAGCGTGAACCTCTTAGGTAGTTTGCGGGAGGAGGAGATTGATAGCATTGGTTATGCACTCTACAGTGGTCTACAGGTACCTGAGGGGCTGCTTTAG